A section of the Desulfomicrobium escambiense DSM 10707 genome encodes:
- a CDS encoding cache domain-containing protein encodes MSRKRKASIPSAFLRFTSIISTASLLLLGALWVCDDIYHFEKDSAEYRQEFLETRKREVRHEVDAFLAEIAERRGNLEESLRRNIRNRVDEAWSVADNLYRHNSERMGREELAGMIREALRPIRYNDGRGYFFATGLDGVEQLFADRPEFEDRNLMDMMDPSGKPVIRDMIRIARERGAGYYEYFWTKPGSPGRDHRKLAYIRHFPALEWLIGTGEYLEDVENDLKAEILCLLEREHFGEGGYLFAGTLDGIGLAGPAKGRNMLAMTDANELKVVQELVAAAKGGGGFVEYVMPPVEGITPHRKLSYVAPVKDWGWFVGAGVNLDVVEADIARKRHVIMTNSIKHTAMLLGLLGLIFLIQHIAARRATARLREGLAAFMDFFSQAGRSEATLAPGSQPYIELEKLAATANSMIDGRLRAEKALHDSEARYRRLVDNALDAIFLADRSGRIIDANNEACQSLGYTFTELTALNVWDVDIHASAEGFGQLLDMLNEKGAAMLQSAHRKKDGTVFPVEIQTTVFQENGDLLVLGVARDISARIEVEEKLRQSEKTFIQLFQSSPEAIFLVQTESERIREVNEACVRLFGHAREDLLGKTAMEAGLYARQSDRDTILGQLRRGGEIKDYELQMRHRDGRILDCVLSIQVLNIGGERHHLASYHDITEQKKIQEMLIQSEKMISVGGIATGIAHEINNPLGIILQAAENLALRTRPDFPKNLEAAEAVGLDLGLMDRYMKVRKLDVFIQDIREAGIRAAFIVRNMLDFSRRGESRRSMCRMRDIAEKALNLARSDYDLKKHYDFRNIRIEIKEDSDIPAVFCSETEMEQVFLNLFRNAAQAIASADIPAGEPRIEVRISVPAEGWVRVEVEDNGPGIPPEARRRIFEPFFTTKKPGEGTGLGLAVSYFIVTSGHRGRIHAAQGSAGGACFTVELPVQPGSTTQNVER; translated from the coding sequence ATGTCCCGGAAGCGAAAGGCCAGCATCCCCAGCGCGTTTTTGCGCTTCACATCGATCATCTCGACCGCGAGCCTGCTGCTCCTGGGCGCCTTGTGGGTCTGCGACGACATCTACCATTTCGAGAAGGACAGCGCCGAATACCGGCAGGAATTCCTGGAGACGCGCAAACGCGAAGTCCGACACGAGGTCGACGCCTTCCTGGCCGAAATCGCGGAACGGCGCGGCAACCTGGAAGAGTCCCTGCGGCGGAACATCCGGAACCGGGTCGATGAGGCCTGGTCCGTGGCCGACAACCTCTACCGGCACAATTCGGAGCGCATGGGGCGGGAGGAACTGGCCGGGATGATCCGCGAGGCCCTGCGCCCCATCCGCTACAACGACGGGAGGGGCTATTTCTTCGCCACGGGCCTCGACGGGGTGGAGCAGCTCTTCGCCGACCGGCCGGAGTTCGAGGACCGGAACCTCATGGACATGATGGACCCGTCGGGAAAACCCGTCATCCGGGACATGATCCGCATCGCCCGGGAACGGGGCGCAGGTTATTACGAATATTTCTGGACCAAACCCGGCAGCCCCGGGCGCGACCACCGCAAGCTCGCCTACATCCGCCACTTTCCCGCGCTCGAATGGCTCATCGGCACCGGGGAATACCTCGAAGACGTCGAGAACGACCTCAAGGCCGAAATACTGTGCTTGCTGGAACGGGAACATTTCGGAGAAGGCGGGTACCTCTTCGCCGGCACCCTGGACGGCATCGGGCTGGCCGGTCCGGCCAAGGGCAGGAACATGCTCGCCATGACCGACGCCAACGAGCTGAAGGTCGTCCAGGAACTCGTCGCCGCGGCCAAGGGAGGCGGCGGCTTTGTCGAATACGTCATGCCGCCCGTCGAGGGCATCACCCCGCACCGCAAACTGAGCTACGTGGCGCCGGTCAAGGATTGGGGCTGGTTTGTCGGCGCTGGCGTCAACCTTGACGTCGTCGAGGCGGACATCGCGCGCAAACGGCACGTCATCATGACCAACAGCATCAAGCACACCGCCATGCTGCTCGGTCTGCTCGGCCTCATCTTCCTCATCCAACACATCGCGGCCCGACGCGCTACGGCCAGGCTCCGGGAAGGTCTGGCCGCCTTCATGGACTTTTTCAGCCAGGCCGGCAGGTCCGAAGCGACCCTCGCCCCCGGCTCGCAGCCCTACATCGAACTGGAAAAGCTGGCCGCCACGGCCAACTCCATGATCGACGGACGCCTGCGCGCCGAAAAGGCCCTGCACGACAGCGAGGCCCGGTATCGGCGTCTGGTGGACAACGCCCTGGACGCCATCTTCCTGGCCGACCGGTCCGGCCGCATCATCGACGCCAACAACGAGGCCTGCCAGAGTCTCGGATACACGTTTACGGAACTCACGGCCCTGAACGTCTGGGATGTGGACATCCATGCCTCGGCCGAAGGTTTCGGGCAACTCCTCGACATGCTGAACGAAAAGGGAGCCGCGATGCTCCAGAGCGCCCACCGCAAGAAGGACGGCACCGTGTTTCCGGTGGAGATTCAGACCACCGTCTTCCAGGAGAACGGCGACCTGCTCGTCCTCGGCGTGGCCCGCGACATCTCCGCGCGGATCGAGGTCGAAGAGAAGCTCCGGCAGTCCGAAAAGACGTTCATCCAGCTCTTCCAGTCCTCGCCGGAAGCCATCTTCCTCGTGCAGACGGAGAGCGAGCGCATCAGGGAGGTCAACGAGGCCTGCGTGCGCCTCTTCGGCCATGCCCGTGAGGACCTGCTGGGTAAAACCGCCATGGAAGCGGGCCTGTACGCCCGCCAGAGCGATCGTGACACGATTCTCGGCCAGTTGCGCCGGGGCGGGGAGATCAAGGACTACGAACTGCAGATGCGGCACAGGGACGGGCGCATCCTGGACTGCGTGCTCTCGATCCAAGTCCTGAACATCGGGGGCGAACGCCATCATCTGGCGTCCTACCACGACATCACGGAACAGAAGAAAATCCAGGAAATGCTGATCCAGTCCGAGAAAATGATTTCCGTCGGCGGCATCGCAACGGGCATCGCCCACGAGATCAACAACCCGTTGGGCATCATCCTGCAGGCGGCCGAGAACCTGGCGCTCAGGACGCGGCCCGATTTCCCCAAAAACCTGGAAGCCGCCGAGGCCGTCGGTCTCGATCTCGGGCTCATGGACCGCTACATGAAAGTCCGCAAGCTCGACGTCTTCATCCAGGACATCCGCGAGGCGGGCATCCGGGCGGCCTTCATCGTGCGCAACATGCTCGACTTCAGCCGGCGCGGCGAATCCAGACGCAGCATGTGCCGCATGCGCGACATCGCGGAAAAGGCCCTGAACTTGGCCCGCAGCGACTACGACCTGAAGAAGCACTACGATTTCCGCAACATCCGCATCGAAATCAAGGAGGATTCCGATATCCCGGCCGTTTTCTGCAGCGAGACGGAGATGGAGCAGGTTTTCCTCAACCTCTTCCGCAACGCGGCCCAGGCCATCGCCTCCGCCGACATCCCCGCGGGCGAACCGCGCATCGAGGTCCGCATCTCCGTCCCGGCCGAAGGCTGGGTCCGGGTGGAGGTCGAGGACAACGGCCCGGGCATCCCGCCAGAAGCGCGCAGGCGCATCTTCGAGCCCTTCTTCACCACCAAGAAACCGGGGGAGGGAACAGGCCTGGGCCTGGCCGTGAGCTACTTCATCGTGACCAGCGGACACCGCGGAAGAATCCACGCCGCGCAGGGCTCCGCGGGCGGGGCCTGCTTCACCGTGGAATTGCCGGTCCAGCCCGGGAGCACCACGCAGAACGTGGAGCGCTAA